From the genome of Cuculus canorus isolate bCucCan1 unplaced genomic scaffold, bCucCan1.pri scaffold_79_arrow_ctg1, whole genome shotgun sequence, one region includes:
- the LOC128850803 gene encoding E3 ubiquitin-protein ligase RBBP6-like, with the protein MPCIHYKFFSRLNYDTVSFSGLDISLGDLKHQIMSREKLKASRCELQISNAQTGEEYTDENTLVPRNSSVIVRRIPAAGVKVARKRCVPRGTEAVRGTPKAVDDSSAPMTLAQLIKIADLAGADVPEADKIKAMMIQSSQDYDPINYVKTPPSPYTWLRDGKPGHYVRNGPDNGGRHFGSVPRIRKCTGIPKSFLKEVEDPNTKGAMLANTGKYVIPILNAEVYAREKKKKPPLLAVEPSSSSSDPVPEEQLPLTPPPAAFMAVSPPAAPGCPVQSQPAAAAPVLPGPQGQSMPTAAHPKRGGKRPSAGGRADWELETKKSKLDQLTNEFAEESME; encoded by the exons ATGCCGTGCATCCATTACAagttcttctccaggctgaactatGATACCGTCAGCTTCAGCGGCCTTGACATCTCCCTGGGAGACCTCAAGCACCAGATCATGTCTCGGGAGAAGCTGAAGGCGTCCAGGTGTGAGCTGCAGATCTCCAACGCCCAGACTGGAGAAG AATACACAGATGAGAACACCCTGGTTCCCAGGAACTCATCGGTCATCGTTAGAAGAATCCCTGCTGCAGGAGTTAAAGTTGCCAGGAAACGCTGTGTTCC acGTGGAACGGAGGCAGTACGTGGAACACCAAAAGCG GTTGATGACTCCTCTGCACCGATGACTCTGGCCCAACTTATTAAG ATCGCCGATCTAGCCGGAGCCGATGTGCCTgaagcagataaaataaaagcGATGATGATCCAGTCTTCCCAGGACTATGACCCCATCAA TTACGTGAAGACACCTCCGTCGCCATATACTTGGTTACGTGATGGAAAACCTGGCCACTACGTAAGGAACGGCCCAGACAATGGG GGCAGACATTTTGGATCTGTTCCCAGAATTAGAAAGTGCACAGGAATTCCGAAGAGTTTCCTGAAGGAGGTGGAGGATCCCAACACAAAGGGGGCTATGCTGGCAAACACTGGGAAATACGTCATCCCAATCCTTAATGC GGAAGTTTAtgccagagagaagaagaaaaagcctccCTTGTTAGCGGTGGAGCCATCGTCCAGCTCCTCAGATCCTGTTCCAGAGGAACAGCTGCCACTGACACCTCCTCCCGCTGCTTTCATGGCTGTcagccctcctgctgctccg GGCTGTCCTGTCCAAAGCCAACCGGCCGCGGCGGCACCAGTTCTCCCGGGCCCCCAAGGACAATCCATGCCCACAGCTG CTCATCCCAAGCGAGGCGGGAAAAGGCCCTCAGCGGGTGGAAGAGCAGACTGGGAACT GGAAACAAAGAAGTCCAAACTTGACCAATTGACAAATGAGTTTGCTGAGGAATCGATGGAATAA